In Nicotiana tabacum cultivar K326 chromosome 10, ASM71507v2, whole genome shotgun sequence, the DNA window gcaaactaaaccacacaaaaatatattctaaaaacgtaagagttgaaacgagtttaccggattgccgaacaacttcttgaaaattgaaaatcgttgaacacttgaaaacttcaattcaacaacttcacaatttttcacgaaatttcaacaataaattaagtaattgtagtagagagattgagagatattgatgaattggtgaataaaaatgaaagaatgagggggtatttatagttgagaaatggggaaaagtgtaattatataaagtttgagggccaaatggccattttttaaacttaaaaacggtcatattttcagcccaaacggctagattttaaatatggccgttggagaattttaatttttttttaaaaaaaaaaaaaccgttgggcccgccaggcccgcctgacggtcccgggctcgtgggctcaaccttGAAGACCAGCCCGTGACAGGCTCAGGAGGaccaccaagaccggcccacccaggaccggcccaccaggcccgttaggaccgcgggcccgctccgctccggttcaggcccggcccatcGAGCAGCCCTAGGATGAGCAGGCTTGGAGGTTGACTATAGAAATCAGATTTGCTATTTTTCAGAGCCTCCTTCTGCTTATATTCAGATGTGCATAAACCTTGATACCTTAAATGTAACCTGGGAGATTACAGAAACAGATATAGCCTCACCTTTCTGGATTTGGATCACTTTGACTTAAAATATGTGTTTTTCATTGAAGGTGGCAAGAGAAGGAACTGGTGGTGATCTGCCCTATAGGATGGCCATCCATCCTGGTGGAGATGGTCTGATATGTTCAATGCCAAAAAGCTGCAGGTGAAGCTTTCTTGTAGATTGTGTTAAAAGCATTTGGTACTTGTCAGAAGATGCATCTACTTGAAGAAAGGGTTGTGCCACAGAATTTACTTTTGAGCTTACTTAGATGGGTATTCATGTTGAGtattctcttctttcttttcagcCCTCCCTTTGTGACTTGTGAGTGGTGGCATGGGCTGATGCATAAAATCACCAAGGCATACACTTGCCCCTAGGAGATATAGTTAGTGGCTTATATAGATAAGGCTGAAGTCATCACTTGACATCGTTTTGATCACTTGACAGTTGACATCATGTCTACTACTTTCTAAAAttgttcattttttcatttttaatccacTCTCTGGTTGGTTACTTTTGCAAACATAGTCCACATTACCGCTTgcaatatttgaaatttgaatttttgcAGGTACTTTTTGCTAGCAGCTTGATTAAACATCTAATCAATGTGCTTCTTGTGTAGATGGTTTGACTGGGATATTCAGAGAGCTGATAATCTTTCACTTGGTCTAAGATCATCTGAGAGAGTACTTGAGCCATTGCAAGATGTTGGACAACAACTAGCGCTAACTTTTAATAATGAAGGTTCTTTACTTGCTGTCGGCAGTGAGGTAGATATCTTCCCTTAAAACTATATCAGTTTGAAATGAAAGTGTGTTTGTTGCGTGCGATTGAAGGAAAACTGTTCAACTTGAAGGCATTACTGTTATGTTCATTGTGTATATAAAGTTTAAGAAGGCCAATTTTATAATATCAGGTCCTCCCATATTCTGTTAAAAGTTGGACAATGCGTTCTTTAATAACGCAGGCAGGAAAGTCAATCTTTGTTTATTTTACCCTGCCAAAACATTCTTCTATACCATGAGTTAGATTGGATATGAAGGAAAAGGAGGAGGTAGTTTGAGTCAGGTTTATGGCACCACTAGTTTACATCACTAATTGCCATAAGAAAGCATGGTGGTGCACATGTTCTTCCTGCATTAAATTTAAAAGTTGCAGAAAGTGACTTCATGAAAAAGAGGTTACAGAAAGTGCTATTTACAGCGGGTTTGTTTTCTTCTCTGAAACCTTGTCCTGCCCCacaagttatatattttttttgataaagtaACAAATTTCATTAAAAGAAGGGCAACTAAAATTCAATGCATAAGAGGAGGGAGTAAACTTAGGGTTATAGCATGGTTCCTTGGCATTAGTCTTTAAGCCATAAATATATCAACAGTCTAGCTGGGAATATCTACTGGCTATGTTTTGACTCGCTTTATGAATTCTACATTTTACCTCACCTTTTAGAATTCATTTGGCTTTCTCCTTTTCGGATTTAAAGTTTTTTTAGTAAGAAAAATGTAAGAGAAACTAAAAAATGACAGAAAAACTAACTCTTTCAGAAATACTGAATTGCAGAAGGTAATTAGTTGCAAAGTAAAAGATAAACTTTAAACAAGTCCTTTTCCATTTAGAATTTTCCGAGATTCTCTTCATGGTACACAGTTTAAGGCGAAAGCCTTAGATGCTAAATAGATAACTAAAGAAGTGAATATATTTCTACAAGGAAGTAACTTTCATGCTAGTCTTTTTCCACCTCTCTCTCATTCTGTGCTTGCTGCTTCTTTTTGACTCTTTGTAATTCACAAAAAACTCTGGGAATTGACAGAAGTTAGTAGCATCTTTGTGGGTGTGACCAGTTAATACATCATGCTATCCATCGCTATCTAACTGTCAGTAATGTGTTGGGACCATAATGCTTGGTGGTTTTGAGCTGTCTACGGCTACCGTACATCGACGGGTAAGGAGCAGGTTAACCAGGAAATCAACTAATGATCAATCAGCTATGCTGAGATACCAAGTAGTTGGGGAGGTTAACGAGTAAAATGTTTCACTAGTTTAAACTACAAAGCAGATATACAATTTGTTGTTCTCTATTTGTTCTATTGCTCTAATTAGAAAATAGTGTTTTCTTGCTCTATGCTCAACTTTAGCAACTGGCTTGCTGGTGTAATCTGGGTAACAAAATCATTCTGAACAGGCTGTCATCTTATCCCGAAAGGCTCCATTTGTTTTGTCAAGTTTTATTTGGAGAATATTCATTGTATCTAGTTTCAAATTGAGGTGTTACTGATTGATTTTGTTTGATCAAGGAAGGGGAGGCCTGGgcctcttcttcttttattcagCATCTGCTTCTTTCTTCTTGTTATATCCTTTTTAAAGAGTGAAATATGGAACTGCATGAGCTTGTTTGTGCAGGTAAATCATAATTATATTGATTATTGAATTTTGGTGCAGTACAGGATGGCAAGTTGAGGGTTTTCAAGTGGCCCAGAATGGAAATTAGTCTTGATGAGGCTAATGCTCATGCTTCTGTGAAGGATCTAGACTTCAGGTTCATAGCATTTTCCAGAGCGTTTACTTTAAGCAGTACAAGCAATATCTTTTAATGGTAGAGGAATTTTGACTCAAATGCTTTTGGTTGTTGTGCAGCCCTGATGGAAACTTTCTTGTTTCTGTTGGAAGCGGCCCTTGCCGTATTTGGGACGTCTCTAAATCAACATCTGTAGCTTCTTTGATGAAAGAAAATGTAAGAATATGTATGAATGACTTTTAATTGCTGGAAGATGCTCGATTTTTTCTGTTCCTCTTTTTCTCCACCAAATGAAAGGAAATATATGATGCATCTCCTTTCCAATCTAATTGACACTAAGACTATCCAAAAAGCAGATGTTTTGTTTCTCCTGCCAATTGGTTTTATATAAACTGGTTTTCTCTTACATGTAGattcttatgttttattttattttttgataagaTAACTAAGAGTAATTACATTGTGGATTCTCATATATTCCCgatttgaggaagttttgtgGGCGTACCCAATCCTTTCTCATTGTTGCTATTAGTTATCTGACAAGAAGCGTCTTCTGTACCCAGGATGAGATCTTTGGCTATTGTAGATTCTCACCAGTTAATGATGAGAATCAGGTTCTATACATCACCACAATGCGAGGTGGATATGTTATATTGGAATTTTATCTGAATTACCTATTTTTAGATAGTGTTTTAGTTGGCATATGAAAAATTAACCCTGTATCCTTGTGTTTGCAAAGATCAAGGTGGAAGTATTTCGAAGTGGAGTACTACTACGTGGAAGAGGATAAGATCAAAGCGTGTTGTTCGTGATCCTGTTTGTGCCTTTAATATTTCACCCAATGGGAAGCTTCTGGCAATGTAAGACTCTTTTGTTGGTTTCCCTTCCACGAATGCCTGTAAACAACTGTAGGCTATCTCATCCCACCACTTAACACTCCGTATAGCTGGACATGCTTAAAGTTGGAAAGTCCATTATATACTGTGCTAAGCTTAGTGCTGCCTCTCAAAGAGCTTGAGCATTTGGCTACAAAAGCAGCTTATTTACtgtttaataaatataataatatggtcatcaaaaaaataaatttaacaaTCAAAGGGTAGAAAAGCAGCTAGTTGATTAGTCCCAAAGGCAATGGTGGAGACATTGGCGCATAAGAATAACATACCTGGAGATTCCAGGTTTGAAGCTTAGCTATAACATTACTGTGGGTCCACCTGCTATAACCTTGGTGTACAGTTACCCGGCCACCTGTGCTTGTCGGTTGTAAGAGACTGTGTGGTAGATTAGTTGAGGTGTGCACAAATTAGCCTGGACCAACGACAGTAAAAAATAAGTGGCTGATTGACTTTGATGGAACATATTATCACAACACTTGCTCTTGTATGATTAGATCTGTATCATTAAAGACGCCAGAGAGCTACCAAATCTCAGTGTAATTTGTCAGATTGTAGCTTCTTGCTTAAGAGACATCATGAAATTGTTCCGTGGGTCTATTGATTCTATGCCAGTGTCTCCGGCTAATATGTTTAAGAACAACTTACATTTAGGTTGTAAAATTTTCAGGGGCTTTTCCATAAGTTTGTCATACATGATGATCCATGTGAAACTACCACCATCCCGTCGACATCTTATAACACTGAATCGTGGATGTAATAATTGATGTTGCATAGAATATGTTATTGGGGACCTAAATGCTGCCTCTATTTCACTTTCTTTGCAGAGGAACAATCGAGGGAGATGTACTGATAGTTTCTTCTAACAACTTGCAAGTGCAAAATGTGGTGAAAAAGGCTCATCTTGGTCTTGTGACAACATTGAAGTTCTCGGAAGATTCGAGGTCCTAAATGGTTTTCATGTTCCTGTTAATAGCTATAAAAGCCTGCAGTCAGCACAAACAATTCTAAATTTTTTGCTTTCTTCAGGGCTTTGCTTTCTGCCTCCATGGATTCAAGAGTGAGAGTGACAATTATAAAGGAAGAGAAGAAAAGTGGTGAGTATTTAATTTCCATATCAGTATCAGGAACATGAATACATGATGGTAGAGACAGCTTGGTTTGTATGGGGTGGTTGCTAGCAGGTAGCCGGCCGAGTTCTGAAAATGAGCTAGCATTTGTAGTTTTGTAGGCTTCTGCTATTGATCTTGATTAGTTTATTTTTAACTTGATCTTCATCTAAGGAAAAAGTTGATATTACTGATAACATGAAACTAGTAGGAAACAACTGCATATGTGTCGGTGCTGTCAGAGGTGAAAAGCTCTAAAAAGCGCTCCAAGTGTATTGGCGCTTTAGGCACAAAGCGCAACTAAAGTGCGGGCTTTAGTAAAACAAAGGCGCAATGAAGAGAAAAAGTTAAAATAATTATCTGTAgttcaagaaaaaaaagaaacaagtTCATTTACAATTTTTTCCTCAACTACTAATATACTTCATTGCAAATTATATTTGTTGTTTAGTACCCTCGATGCAAGATAGAACTCATGGGCAATAGGGCACACGCCTTGGTGCCTTGCCTACAGTGAAGTGCATCTTAAGCGAGGCAAAGCCCTTCCTGAACTTTTCTGAGCTTCAGAGCTTAATCGCGCCTTAAATGAGTCTTTGACAATATTGATGTATGCGTGAGTTTTATTCTTTATTAGCATTTGAATTTATTCAAGTTGGTCAAGTCATTAATACCTGAACTAATCTGTAAGCAAATACGACCAACTGGCTGATAGTGATTATACTGCAAACAGATCTCTCTCTTTCTAGTCTTGCCATCAAGTGCCATGCTTTTGCGCATGCATAATTGACTTTTGTTGTGGTAATTGTCTTAAACATATTGTTTTCATTTGCAGGTCTGAGCTTGTGGATCGTTATACTCGTCCTTCTGATTGCAATAGCTGTATTTTACGCAGCAAACAACGGGATTCTTCCGTTGGAGTTAAACTCTACTTAAATGACGAGCTTTACCCAGAACTCAGAAGTATTGTTAGAATGGTTATGTTTATAGGTGAAACAATAtctgtggcatttttgaaagCTGGAAAGTAGTTTTGGATTCTAGTTTAAGTTAAAGGATATGTGGTGTTTTGAGTGTGCTTCAAGTGTTAGACAGTTCAATTCTCCATTAGATTCTCACTGTACAAAACAAGTTGTTGACTATTTCTTCCATTTCAACTTTATTTGGTAGATCTTTCTCAAAATAAATTGGAGATTTTCCACCTGCTCCTTTACGTTTAGTTCATATGAGAAGGGATTTCGAAATCAAACCccagaaaattaaaaaaagaaaatctggAAAAAGGAAACTGAAGTATCATCCTAGGGATTCTTATTACGTTTACAGTAGGAAATAACACAACTTTTTTTCCAAAACAATATTTGTTTTTGCAGAAACAGATTTCCTTGTATCTCAAAATTCGAATTTGAAACACTATTTTCCGCAACCCAAAgacaatgcaaaaaaaaaaaaaaaaaaaattctgttcTAGTGCCACCTTTCAATGAAAACcagtaaaataaagagaatattcagaaaaagaaaacaaaatcagTCGCCTTAGACGTGGGTCGAACGTTGTGGTTTCATCCGTCCATTCCATCTTTTGAAATCTATAGCAAAGCTGACAATCCAACAACAAGACATGCCTAGTATATTTCCACAGTGTGGAGATTGGAAAGGAAAATATGTACTAGACATTAGAAAAATTGTTTTCGATGAATTTAATAGAGAAAAAACCATattgaaaataatacaaaaaacagtaacaacaataataacaaaataataagcaAATCTAACACAAGAGAAGCAAGGTGCAGTAGTAGaatgacaaaagaaaaaaaaaaaaaaggaaaagtaaaagAGCTTTGTCATTACACAGTAAAAAGGAAAAagtcaaaacaaaataaaaccctGACAAACACCAAATGCCATTATGCCACGTGTGTTTGCGAAACAGTACAAGTCCAAATGCCAttatccgaaaatatttttttcaaaagcacttatcaaaataagcttatttttcggacttggccaaacatgctataagaTTCTAGTAATTTTCCCAAATTTAAGGTCTTTTGGGGTCCGTTGATGCTCTTACACGTGAACCACCCCTCTTAGCTTAACTCATCAACCCCAAAAGCAAAAAACTGATCATTCTTCCTATAAAATTTTGCTAATTAATCCCCATATAAGAGGGTTAAACTActtgacacacacacacacagtgacATAGACATCCTTTTTGGTATAGTATTTTTGTTGAGAGCTATAAAAAAGTAGTATTTGGTCCAAGTCAATTCTGCTGAAAACCTCCTCCTCTTTTGATCATCGGCAAAATTACCTGAGAATTTTCTACAGGTACAAGAAGAAGGTGCGAATTGTCTTCTCAATTCATAGGACTTCTTACTGTTTCACTTTCCATCTCTTTTACTCTTtctgaaaatttaatttaatgtttgttttgtgttttagAATTCTCTTGACATTCCAGAGCTTATGCTCTTCTGTTGTTTCTCTTTTTTGCTAGTTAATTTTCTTTAACCAAATTTTGAGGGGTTGTGCGAATTGGGTAGAAGGGAGGGTCTGAGAATACTGTTcgccttttttatttttatttatttttaattctgAAGTTTATGTCGTATTAGATACTATTCTGAAGAATCTGAACATATGTATTAACTATCCAGCATCTAATTAGGAATAGAAGAATTATACCCGTATGATCCATTTTATGTAgcatattttcctttttagtctgtccGAAAGAGAAGGACACTTACAAACACTTTAATcttaaacttctcattttacttTAGTGAGGTAGATTTGCGGCCACGTAAATGTCTATGGCTTGTTTTagactacaagtttcaaaagtttttctttcttaaatttcatgcGCAGTCAAACACCGTCACATAAAATGGGATGAGGCAGTAGTAGGTAATATCTTCCTAGTTTGGACACGTCTATGTTTGTCAAGTAAGTCAATCATCTTATCAGCCATGCTCTAGACTAGTTGGGGTCGGCTATCATTGTCAATCCAGTGATCAATGATAATTACCCCAAAATTTGTCCCAAAAAAAAGAacataaaatatttaaag includes these proteins:
- the LOC107782035 gene encoding SEC12-like protein 2 yields the protein MDNSANCKNYGVPIYGAGWVPSSALRSAVEPPADDEKDDGDKSSAPAPENYVVLAGGGGEGNSGIRNALVVAQFDFDSNVLSDEPVAREGTGGDLPYRMAIHPGGDGLICSMPKSCRWFDWDIQRADNLSLGLRSSERVLEPLQDVGQQLALTFNNEGSLLAVGSEDGKLRVFKWPRMEISLDEANAHASVKDLDFSPDGNFLVSVGSGPCRIWDVSKSTSVASLMKENDEIFGYCRFSPVNDENQVLYITTMRDQGGSISKWSTTTWKRIRSKRVVRDPVCAFNISPNGKLLAIGTIEGDVLIVSSNNLQVQNVVKKAHLGLVTTLKFSEDSRALLSASMDSRVRVTIIKEEKKSGLSLWIVILVLLIAIAVFYAANNGILPLELNST